One stretch of Streptomyces peucetius DNA includes these proteins:
- a CDS encoding SCO6880 family protein — MTTQSHPITPRRTYLIGRARPNAVIGKNRETGEIALIIAGAFLGMMSGLLVPVLTLRIVLLTGFPMLAIAAVYVPYKQRTFYKWFEINRSYKRTVRSGGTMYRSGAVEAGTRLDGREVEIGPPPGIGRISWLAAPFGPDEIAVLLHADRRTVTAAIEIEGPGVGLRDSEDQEALVDRFGTLLKHVANGDGFVTRIQMLARTLPADPDAHAKDVAQRGDQNAPGWLRQSYDQLQSMVSTSSEQHRAYLVACMHYTRELAAEAHAMARAAKAASGARRLDKDVGLAVVMARELTDICARLAEADIRVRQPLGQSRLASLVHSMYDPDHPIDHIQAMTKRNAWPAELDAVEPTYLQAKTRESSTRAPWCHSTAWVKEWPMTPVGVNFLAPLLVHTPDVIRTVAVTMDLEPTEVAIERMLTEKTNDEADASRAAKMNRTIDPRDIAAHGRLDQRGEDLASGAAGVNLVGYITVSSRSPEALARDKRTIRASAGKSYLKLEWCDREHHRAFVNTLPFATGIRR; from the coding sequence TTGACGACCCAGTCCCATCCGATCACGCCCCGCCGCACGTACCTCATCGGCCGGGCCCGGCCGAACGCGGTCATCGGCAAGAACCGTGAGACCGGCGAGATCGCGCTGATCATCGCCGGCGCGTTCCTCGGCATGATGAGCGGGCTGCTGGTCCCGGTCCTGACCTTGCGCATCGTGCTGCTGACGGGCTTCCCGATGCTGGCGATCGCGGCCGTCTACGTGCCGTACAAGCAGCGCACCTTCTACAAATGGTTCGAGATCAACCGCAGCTACAAGCGGACCGTGCGCAGCGGCGGCACGATGTACCGTTCCGGCGCCGTCGAGGCGGGCACCCGGCTGGACGGCCGGGAGGTCGAGATCGGGCCGCCGCCCGGAATCGGGCGCATCAGCTGGCTCGCCGCGCCGTTCGGCCCCGACGAGATCGCCGTGCTGCTGCACGCCGACCGCCGGACCGTCACCGCCGCGATCGAGATCGAGGGCCCGGGTGTGGGCCTGCGGGACAGCGAGGACCAGGAGGCCCTGGTCGACCGTTTCGGCACGCTGCTGAAGCATGTGGCCAACGGCGACGGCTTCGTCACCCGGATCCAGATGCTGGCCCGTACGCTGCCCGCCGACCCCGACGCGCACGCCAAGGACGTCGCCCAGCGCGGCGACCAGAACGCCCCCGGCTGGCTCCGGCAGTCGTACGACCAGCTGCAGTCGATGGTGTCGACCTCCAGCGAGCAGCACCGTGCCTACCTGGTGGCGTGCATGCACTACACCCGCGAGCTGGCCGCGGAGGCGCACGCCATGGCCCGTGCCGCCAAGGCCGCGTCCGGGGCGAGGCGGCTCGACAAGGACGTCGGCCTCGCCGTCGTCATGGCGCGTGAACTCACCGACATCTGCGCGCGGCTGGCGGAGGCGGACATCCGGGTACGGCAGCCGCTCGGCCAGTCACGGCTCGCCTCCCTCGTGCACTCCATGTACGACCCGGACCACCCCATCGACCACATCCAGGCGATGACGAAGCGCAACGCCTGGCCGGCCGAGCTGGACGCCGTCGAGCCGACGTACCTCCAGGCGAAGACCCGCGAGTCCTCGACCCGCGCCCCCTGGTGCCACTCGACCGCGTGGGTCAAGGAGTGGCCGATGACGCCCGTCGGCGTCAACTTCCTCGCACCGCTGCTGGTCCACACCCCGGACGTGATCCGTACGGTCGCGGTCACCATGGACCTCGAGCCCACCGAGGTCGCCATCGAGCGGATGCTGACCGAGAAGACCAACGACGAGGCGGACGCCAGCCGCGCCGCCAAGATGAACCGGACCATCGACCCGCGGGACATCGCCGCGCACGGCCGACTGGACCAGCGGGGTGAAGATCTCGCGAGCGGTGCGGCGGGGGTCAACCTCGTCGGGTACATCACTGTGTCGTCGCGTTCCCCCGAGGCCCTGGCCAGGGACAAGCGCACGATCAGGGCCTCCGCCGGCAAGTCGTACCTGAAGCTGGAGTGGTGCGACCGCGAGCACCACAGGGCCTTTGTGAACACCCTGCCGTTCGCGACCGGCATCCGCCGATAG
- a CDS encoding Uma2 family endonuclease, which yields MISRATDLRVEVLAGSLVLSRTDCTTRAAVVKHLAAAIARHATVVEGPSVRMPMDVDDLVVPDLVAVVAAPSGGGPVRTQDIELAVEVVPRQEKGREFGHKADWYAVACVRALLVVDPRYGTWALHTEPDRARYRKLRSGCFGDTVPTPYVVETAALPVYDGRGDGADECQRRDLT from the coding sequence TTGATTTCGCGGGCGACGGACCTGCGCGTGGAGGTCCTCGCCGGCAGCCTGGTGCTTTCCCGTACCGACTGCACGACCCGTGCGGCGGTCGTCAAGCATCTCGCTGCCGCGATCGCGCGGCACGCCACGGTGGTCGAAGGGCCGTCCGTACGGATGCCGATGGACGTCGACGACCTCGTCGTGCCGGATCTTGTCGCGGTAGTCGCCGCCCCGTCCGGCGGCGGTCCGGTGCGTACGCAGGACATCGAGCTGGCCGTCGAGGTCGTGCCCCGTCAGGAGAAGGGCCGGGAGTTCGGCCACAAGGCCGACTGGTACGCGGTCGCGTGCGTGCGGGCGCTGCTGGTCGTCGACCCGCGCTACGGCACCTGGGCTCTGCATACCGAACCGGACAGGGCCCGCTACCGGAAGCTGCGTTCCGGTTGCTTCGGGGACACCGTTCCGACGCCCTACGTGGTCGAAACCGCCGCGCTCCCCGTCTACGACGGGCGAGGCGACGGCGCGGACGAGTGTCAGAGGCGTGACTTAACGTGA
- a CDS encoding ATP-binding protein, with amino-acid sequence MRDPLSVLTDAFTSFLFGKVETTRLPVRTSSGQAQAVYLPTAAPGLGDSGVIIGREVYSGKGYIYDPFQLYGQQLPAPHWLVLGESGNGKSALEKTYVLRQLRFRDRQVVVLDAQGEDGVGEWNLVAQELGITPIRLDPMTALDGGIRLNPLDPSITTTGQLALLRTIIEVAMGHGLDERAGFALKVAHAYVNTSITERQPVLTDIVEQLRHPKPESAEAMNVDIDDVRAWGLDVALVLDRLVDGDLRGMFDGPTTVGIDLDAPLIVFDLSHIDRNSIAMPILMAIVGVWLEHTWIRPDRKKRIFLVEEAWHIINSPFVAQLFQRLLKFGRRLGLSFVAVVHHLSDVVDGAAAKEAAAILKMASTRTIYAQKADEARATGRVLGLPRWAVEIIPTLTPGIAVWDVNGNVQVVKHLVTEAERPLVFTDRAMTESSVPAVPEHVQAAEWEAEQRARLVEQQQLDESSESTVA; translated from the coding sequence ATGCGAGATCCGCTGTCCGTCCTCACGGATGCCTTCACCTCCTTCCTCTTCGGGAAGGTGGAGACCACCCGGCTGCCCGTCCGTACGTCGTCGGGCCAGGCACAGGCCGTCTACCTGCCGACGGCCGCGCCCGGCCTCGGCGACTCCGGCGTGATCATCGGCCGCGAGGTCTACAGCGGCAAGGGCTACATCTACGACCCCTTCCAGCTGTACGGGCAGCAGCTCCCCGCCCCCCACTGGCTCGTCCTCGGCGAGTCCGGCAACGGCAAGTCCGCCCTCGAGAAGACGTACGTGCTGCGGCAGTTGCGCTTCCGCGACCGCCAGGTGGTGGTCCTCGACGCACAGGGCGAGGACGGCGTCGGCGAGTGGAACCTCGTCGCTCAGGAGCTGGGCATCACCCCGATCCGGCTCGACCCGATGACCGCCCTCGACGGCGGCATCCGCCTCAACCCGCTCGACCCGTCGATCACCACGACCGGCCAGCTGGCGCTGCTCCGCACCATCATCGAGGTCGCCATGGGGCACGGCCTCGACGAACGGGCCGGCTTCGCGCTCAAGGTGGCGCACGCGTACGTCAACACGAGCATCACCGAGCGGCAGCCGGTCCTCACCGACATCGTGGAGCAGTTGCGGCACCCCAAGCCGGAGTCCGCGGAGGCCATGAACGTCGACATAGACGATGTCCGCGCCTGGGGTCTCGACGTGGCGCTGGTCCTGGACCGGCTGGTCGACGGTGACCTGCGCGGCATGTTCGACGGTCCGACGACCGTCGGCATCGACCTCGACGCGCCGCTGATCGTCTTCGACCTGTCGCACATCGACCGCAACTCCATCGCCATGCCCATCCTGATGGCGATCGTCGGTGTCTGGCTCGAGCACACCTGGATCCGCCCCGACCGCAAGAAGCGCATCTTCCTGGTGGAGGAGGCGTGGCACATCATCAACAGCCCCTTCGTCGCCCAGCTCTTCCAGCGGCTGCTGAAGTTCGGACGGCGGCTCGGTCTTTCCTTCGTGGCGGTGGTCCACCACCTGAGCGACGTGGTGGACGGGGCGGCGGCGAAGGAGGCCGCGGCGATCCTCAAGATGGCGTCGACCCGCACGATCTACGCGCAGAAGGCCGACGAGGCACGGGCCACCGGACGTGTCCTGGGCCTGCCGCGCTGGGCCGTGGAGATCATCCCGACGCTGACACCGGGTATCGCCGTGTGGGACGTCAACGGCAACGTCCAGGTGGTCAAGCACCTGGTGACCGAGGCGGAGAGGCCGCTGGTCTTCACCGACCGCGCGATGACGGAGTCCTCCGTGCCCGCCGTACCGGAGCACGTACAGGCCGCGGAGTGGGAGGCGGAACAGCGCGCGCGGCTCGTGGAGCAGCAGCAACTGGACGAGTCGTCAGAGTCGACGGTGGCGTGA
- a CDS encoding ATP-binding protein has protein sequence MLTVAPPWTYALQLPQDPRAPGIARHILRAVLRAHHLAGLAEAAELLASELVTNAFRHTEGPYGLRLRAPEAGRLRLRVWDTHPDVPPPFAGLPRRPAPDATGGRGLCLVAHCADAWGATALPQGGKLLWVELGGGR, from the coding sequence ATGCTCACCGTAGCCCCGCCCTGGACCTACGCACTGCAACTCCCACAGGACCCACGAGCCCCCGGCATCGCGCGGCACATCCTGCGGGCGGTGCTCCGCGCACACCACCTCGCCGGCCTGGCCGAGGCCGCGGAGCTGCTCGCCTCCGAACTCGTCACCAACGCGTTCCGCCACACCGAGGGCCCCTACGGGCTCCGGCTGCGCGCGCCGGAGGCGGGGCGGTTGCGGCTCAGGGTGTGGGACACGCACCCCGACGTCCCGCCCCCGTTCGCCGGCCTGCCCCGCCGCCCCGCGCCGGACGCGACCGGCGGGCGTGGTCTCTGCCTGGTCGCGCACTGCGCGGACGCGTGGGGTGCCACGGCGCTGCCGCAGGGCGGGAAGCTGCTCTGGGTCGAACTCGGGGGCGGGCGGTGA
- a CDS encoding DUF397 domain-containing protein, translated as MLESDWQKSSYCGEGDACLNVAADASGVRLTESSDPDGLILHTTPDAFASLTHALKTGGPSPDIDVTRTADGLVRVGGVITTTHEKWDAFVLGVRAGEFDHFGRDRSLDLPGR; from the coding sequence GTGCTCGAATCCGACTGGCAGAAGTCTTCGTACTGCGGCGAGGGCGACGCATGCCTGAACGTTGCCGCAGATGCCTCCGGCGTCAGACTCACCGAAAGCAGCGACCCGGACGGGCTCATACTCCACACCACCCCCGACGCCTTCGCGTCCCTCACCCACGCGCTCAAGACGGGCGGCCCGAGCCCGGACATAGACGTCACCCGCACCGCCGACGGCCTCGTCCGTGTCGGCGGGGTCATCACGACGACGCACGAGAAGTGGGACGCGTTCGTGCTCGGCGTACGAGCCGGCGAATTCGACCACTTCGGGCGGGACCGGTCACTGGACCTGCCCGGTCGGTGA
- a CDS encoding MFS transporter produces the protein MAQLTQTSPTAPTPPAPQPRSHRAWLIAVVAGAAIVTAGAFTTVPGLLVTPLHEAYAWDRGQIALAASVNMVLFGLTAPFAAALMDKVGIRRVVVGALLLVTAGALLTSVMTAPWQLVAYWGVLIGLGSGCLTMTFAASVTNSWFDRRRGLVTGALSSSSHLGQLIFLPLLAWSVDSFGWQPPVVTLAFVALAVAALVLLLLRDHPADVGMKPYGATEFVPKPAPATGAARRTVNVLVRAGRTGPFWLLAGMFIICGASTNGIMWSNWAPAAHDHGMHVTTAASLLSLIGIFSALGAVVSGWLTDRFDPRRLLTVYFTLRALTLLALPMVFSAGITPQMIVFVIVYGLVDVATVPPVIALANRCYGEDGPIVFGWTNSAHQLGAGASAFLGATARDLFGSYGVVWTTLSAICLVAALLALVVRAPRSA, from the coding sequence ATGGCTCAGCTGACACAGACCTCACCGACCGCCCCCACACCGCCCGCGCCCCAGCCGCGCTCGCACCGTGCGTGGCTGATCGCAGTCGTCGCCGGCGCGGCCATCGTCACCGCCGGCGCCTTCACCACCGTCCCCGGGCTGCTGGTCACCCCGCTGCACGAGGCGTACGCCTGGGACCGCGGCCAGATCGCCCTGGCCGCCTCCGTCAACATGGTGCTCTTCGGCCTCACCGCCCCCTTCGCGGCCGCCCTGATGGACAAGGTGGGCATCCGCCGGGTCGTCGTCGGCGCCCTGCTGCTCGTCACCGCCGGCGCCCTGCTCACCAGCGTCATGACCGCACCCTGGCAGCTGGTCGCCTACTGGGGCGTACTGATCGGCCTCGGCAGCGGATGCCTCACCATGACCTTCGCCGCCAGCGTGACCAACAGCTGGTTCGACCGCCGCCGCGGTCTCGTCACGGGCGCGCTCAGCTCGTCCAGCCATCTCGGCCAGCTCATCTTCCTGCCCCTGCTCGCCTGGTCCGTCGACAGCTTCGGCTGGCAGCCGCCGGTGGTGACCCTCGCCTTCGTGGCACTCGCGGTCGCCGCCCTGGTGCTGCTCCTGCTGCGCGACCACCCGGCCGACGTGGGCATGAAGCCCTACGGCGCCACCGAGTTCGTCCCCAAGCCCGCACCGGCCACCGGCGCCGCCCGCCGCACCGTGAACGTGCTGGTGCGCGCCGGACGTACGGGGCCGTTCTGGCTGCTGGCCGGGATGTTCATCATCTGCGGCGCCTCCACCAACGGCATCATGTGGAGCAACTGGGCACCCGCCGCCCACGACCACGGCATGCACGTGACCACCGCCGCCTCGCTGCTCTCACTGATCGGCATCTTCTCCGCCCTGGGCGCGGTCGTCTCCGGGTGGCTCACCGACCGCTTCGACCCCCGCCGACTGCTGACCGTCTACTTCACGCTCCGCGCACTGACCCTGCTCGCGCTGCCGATGGTGTTCTCCGCGGGGATCACGCCCCAGATGATCGTCTTCGTGATCGTCTACGGCCTCGTGGACGTCGCCACCGTCCCGCCGGTCATCGCCCTCGCCAACCGCTGCTACGGCGAGGACGGCCCCATCGTCTTCGGCTGGACGAACTCCGCCCACCAGCTCGGCGCCGGCGCCTCCGCCTTCCTCGGCGCCACCGCCCGCGACCTGTTCGGCTCGTACGGGGTGGTGTGGACGACGCTGAGCGCGATCTGCCTCGTCGCCGCCCTGCTGGCCCTGGTCGTCCGCGCCCCGCGCTCCGCCTAG
- a CDS encoding helix-turn-helix domain-containing protein gives MKGNSFGLLGLNRVGERVYRRMLTVPGEGERELAESLGLSGQELAVALVRLRALGVVRPSSQPPHTLHAVSPQLGAELLLSRQEAALGAAEQRLRESRAAAARLVSEFPAGAGDGVHGEMEVLQGIDSIRDFLQVLNSEVREEMLTFAPGGAQTGANMRAARPLNQRLLERGVRMRTVYLESLRRDRASVAHAEWLTRHGGEVRTTPVLPNRMIVCDREVALVAVDSEQTGQGAVVVRTRGLLDMLCALFHETWQRSAPLGVPRRADGTGLTPQQAEALRLLAEGCTDQAVAKRLGVSPRSARRTAAEVMARLGARSRFQAGVLAAQLGHLPGPDGVPARRPRATI, from the coding sequence ATGAAGGGGAACAGCTTCGGGCTTCTCGGGCTGAACAGGGTGGGCGAGCGGGTCTACCGGCGCATGCTGACGGTCCCGGGGGAGGGCGAGCGGGAACTCGCCGAGTCCCTGGGGCTGTCCGGGCAGGAGCTCGCCGTGGCCCTGGTGCGGCTGCGCGCGCTGGGGGTCGTGCGGCCCTCGTCCCAGCCGCCGCACACGCTGCACGCCGTCAGCCCGCAGCTCGGCGCGGAGCTGCTGCTGTCCCGGCAGGAGGCGGCGCTGGGGGCAGCCGAGCAGCGGCTGCGGGAGAGCAGGGCGGCCGCGGCGCGGCTGGTCAGTGAGTTCCCTGCAGGCGCCGGCGACGGGGTGCACGGCGAGATGGAGGTGCTGCAGGGGATCGACAGCATCCGGGACTTCCTTCAGGTGCTCAACTCGGAGGTCAGGGAGGAGATGCTGACCTTCGCCCCCGGTGGTGCGCAGACCGGGGCGAACATGCGGGCGGCCCGTCCGCTGAACCAGCGGCTGCTGGAGCGCGGGGTGCGGATGCGCACCGTCTATCTGGAGAGCCTCCGCCGCGACCGTGCGAGCGTCGCCCACGCCGAGTGGCTCACCCGGCACGGCGGCGAGGTGCGCACGACACCGGTACTGCCGAACCGGATGATCGTCTGCGACCGCGAGGTCGCGCTCGTCGCCGTGGACAGTGAGCAGACCGGTCAGGGTGCGGTGGTGGTGCGGACGCGTGGGCTGCTGGACATGCTCTGCGCCCTCTTCCACGAGACCTGGCAGCGGTCCGCACCGCTCGGCGTGCCGCGCCGGGCCGACGGTACGGGGCTCACGCCGCAGCAGGCGGAGGCGCTGCGGCTGCTGGCCGAGGGGTGCACGGACCAGGCGGTCGCCAAGCGTCTGGGCGTCTCGCCGCGCAGCGCCCGCCGTACGGCCGCCGAGGTCATGGCCCGGCTGGGTGCGCGCAGCCGTTTCCAGGCCGGCGTCCTCGCCGCCCAGCTGGGTCACCTGCCCGGCCCGGACGGTGTCCCGGCGCGGCGGCCCCGGGCGACGATCTGA
- a CDS encoding GlxA family transcriptional regulator yields MDHMRKNVAMPVFTRSDLHHVAVLARQVLLPIELGIVHQLFGQARAGASADGEPLYEVVTCALTAGAVRTDGDFTVNVDHGPEALAEADTVIVLSSYEDYVQETPELEEPLAEAFARIRPGTRMASICTGAFVLASAGLLDGRTATTHWRYTELFSRLFPQVELDPDVLYTDGGGVLTSAGCASGIDLCLHMIRRDHGTAVANDVARRTVVPPHREGGQVQYIRRPVPALSAPATSAARQWALQRLQEPITLGQLAARESMSVRHFNRRFRDEVGMTPMNWVNQQRLERARELLEESDLPVDQIAEQAGFGTAANLRQHFHTALGISPSAYRTTFRGPGGVLHP; encoded by the coding sequence ATGGACCACATGCGCAAGAATGTGGCCATGCCTGTTTTTACGCGTTCAGACCTGCACCACGTCGCGGTCCTGGCCCGGCAGGTGCTGCTCCCCATCGAGCTGGGCATCGTGCACCAGCTCTTCGGCCAGGCCAGAGCGGGAGCGTCGGCCGACGGAGAGCCGCTGTACGAGGTCGTCACCTGTGCCCTGACCGCCGGGGCCGTGAGGACCGACGGCGACTTCACCGTCAACGTCGACCACGGCCCCGAGGCGCTGGCCGAGGCCGACACCGTGATCGTGCTCTCCTCGTACGAGGACTACGTGCAGGAGACACCGGAACTGGAGGAACCGCTCGCCGAGGCCTTCGCCCGGATCCGCCCCGGCACGCGTATGGCGTCCATCTGCACGGGCGCTTTCGTCCTCGCCTCCGCCGGGCTGCTCGACGGGCGTACGGCGACGACGCACTGGCGCTACACCGAGTTGTTCTCCCGGCTGTTCCCGCAGGTGGAGCTCGATCCGGACGTGCTCTACACCGATGGCGGGGGTGTGCTGACCTCGGCCGGCTGCGCCTCCGGGATCGATCTGTGCCTGCACATGATCCGGCGCGACCACGGGACGGCCGTCGCCAACGACGTCGCCCGCCGCACGGTGGTGCCGCCGCACCGCGAGGGCGGTCAGGTGCAGTACATCCGCCGTCCCGTGCCCGCCCTGTCGGCGCCCGCGACCTCGGCCGCGCGGCAATGGGCGCTGCAGCGGCTCCAGGAGCCGATCACGCTGGGGCAGCTCGCGGCCAGGGAGTCGATGAGCGTGCGGCACTTCAACCGCCGCTTCCGCGACGAGGTCGGCATGACTCCCATGAACTGGGTGAACCAGCAGCGGCTGGAACGCGCCAGGGAGTTACTGGAGGAGTCGGACCTGCCGGTCGACCAGATCGCCGAGCAGGCGGGGTTCGGCACGGCGGCCAATCTGCGCCAGCACTTCCACACGGCGCTGGGCATCTCGCCGAGCGCCTACCGGACGACCTTCCGCGGCCCCGGCGGCGTCCTGCACCCGTGA
- a CDS encoding Uma2 family endonuclease encodes MSVLPPLRPRPRPGNLRDLAEKIESATGLRVQIVGGSLVMSPTPRGKHAGVIRRLRQQLDVAAPERLAAYEVSSVAMPSDPDDYVTPDLVVLPRDWDDDDDWLADPRDVELAVEVISQSEKARDISQKNDWYAVAGVKALLVVDPRHGTWALHTQPDGTSYRHTLPGKYGEDIPLPEPLALSLVTGEFPVYGEARRPN; translated from the coding sequence ATGTCCGTGCTGCCGCCCTTGCGTCCCCGCCCGCGCCCCGGGAATCTGCGCGACCTCGCAGAGAAGATCGAATCAGCGACGGGTCTGCGCGTGCAGATCGTGGGAGGAAGCCTCGTGATGTCACCGACCCCTCGGGGCAAGCACGCCGGAGTGATCCGCAGGCTCCGGCAGCAACTCGACGTGGCAGCCCCCGAGCGTTTGGCGGCGTACGAGGTGTCCTCGGTCGCGATGCCGAGCGACCCGGACGACTACGTGACGCCGGATCTGGTCGTGCTCCCACGGGACTGGGACGACGATGACGACTGGCTGGCGGACCCCCGCGACGTCGAGCTCGCCGTCGAGGTGATCTCCCAGTCGGAGAAGGCCCGCGACATCAGTCAGAAGAACGACTGGTACGCGGTCGCCGGCGTGAAGGCCCTCCTGGTCGTCGATCCCCGTCATGGCACCTGGGCTCTGCACACACAGCCTGACGGGACCAGCTACCGGCACACACTCCCCGGCAAGTACGGCGAGGACATCCCGCTCCCCGAGCCCCTCGCGCTCAGCCTCGTCACGGGAGAGTTCCCCGTGTACGGGGAGGCACGGCGCCCGAACTGA
- a CDS encoding phosphoribosylglycinamide synthetase, producing MAAFTSSSNRRVLLVMPYHQLTRKASEAGFRVWSLWDPELPEADLLDRVEHTSEGLLLTGFGDEAGLRRLVARTASRHGVGAVVHCGHGASVLPVVEEAWRLGLSPNPPSVIAGLRALREAPSVHGPRLTVQTLTVDGRHRVVGVAVQRTSGPPDHRVTGHLFPAPLTDSERISAESAVLELLGRSGYRFGPASAEVQLAEDGPRVLCCAPRFGPDRLPLLTQAASGFDIEAALFAALIGDEVPDAQPAQRYAEIGFFGLPEGQLLTYAGTEDIAVTPWVRGARFPYRPGDRIPPAADPRAHRAYVLVVGGSPKETQERVRRARGDLVTDIRGAADGRRQ from the coding sequence ATGGCCGCATTCACGAGCAGTTCGAACAGGAGAGTGCTGCTGGTGATGCCGTATCACCAGCTCACCCGCAAGGCCTCCGAAGCCGGGTTCCGCGTCTGGTCGTTGTGGGACCCGGAGCTGCCCGAGGCGGATCTCCTGGACCGGGTCGAGCACACGTCCGAAGGGCTGTTGCTGACGGGATTCGGCGACGAGGCCGGGCTGCGGCGGCTGGTGGCGCGGACCGCGTCCCGGCACGGTGTCGGGGCCGTCGTCCACTGCGGTCACGGGGCGTCCGTGCTGCCCGTCGTGGAGGAGGCGTGGCGGCTCGGGCTGTCGCCCAACCCGCCGTCGGTCATCGCCGGACTCCGGGCCCTGCGGGAGGCCCCGTCCGTGCACGGGCCGCGGCTCACGGTGCAGACCCTGACGGTGGACGGCAGGCACCGCGTGGTCGGTGTGGCCGTGCAGCGCACCAGCGGCCCGCCGGACCACCGGGTGACGGGTCATCTCTTCCCCGCGCCACTGACGGACTCCGAGCGCATCAGTGCGGAGAGCGCCGTCCTCGAACTGCTGGGCAGGAGCGGCTACCGCTTCGGGCCGGCCAGCGCGGAGGTGCAGCTCGCCGAGGACGGGCCGCGGGTCCTGTGCTGTGCTCCCCGGTTCGGGCCGGACCGGCTGCCCCTGCTGACCCAGGCGGCGAGCGGCTTCGACATCGAGGCCGCGCTGTTCGCCGCGCTGATCGGGGACGAGGTGCCGGATGCGCAGCCGGCGCAGCGCTACGCCGAGATCGGCTTCTTCGGCCTGCCCGAGGGGCAATTGCTCACCTACGCGGGGACCGAGGACATCGCCGTGACGCCGTGGGTGCGGGGAGCCCGGTTCCCGTACCGGCCGGGTGACCGGATCCCTCCCGCGGCCGACCCGCGTGCCCACAGGGCCTATGTGCTGGTGGTGGGCGGTTCGCCGAAGGAGACGCAGGAACGTGTACGCCGTGCCCGCGGTGATCTCGTCACCGACATCCGGGGGGCGGCAGACGGGAGGCGACAGTGA
- a CDS encoding helix-turn-helix domain-containing protein, with translation MAARPAPTARRVRLATELRRLRERAGMSATEAAKELGTSSGQLSNVETARFGVSADRVRAMARTYSCSDQAFIDALAAMATERSRGWWEQYRDILPTGLLDLAEFEHHSVGLRTAYTAHIPGLLQIADHAREIFRQVVPELSPPEVEHRVSHRIKRQDVIYRSDPIPYAAVVHEAALRMQFGGPLVARRQLDHLLGMSERPHITLRVIPFTKGAFPGSGQSLAYGLGVVPQLDTVHLDQSHGPVLLDAEAQLIRYRTLLDRMEAVALAPAASRDFIHKIAHEL, from the coding sequence ATGGCTGCGAGGCCTGCCCCCACAGCGCGTCGCGTCCGTCTCGCCACTGAGCTGCGACGGCTTCGCGAGCGGGCGGGGATGTCCGCCACCGAAGCGGCCAAGGAACTCGGCACCAGTTCCGGCCAGTTGAGCAACGTCGAGACCGCACGCTTCGGGGTCAGCGCAGACCGGGTGCGGGCCATGGCCCGCACCTATTCCTGCTCCGACCAGGCGTTCATCGACGCGCTCGCGGCCATGGCCACCGAGCGGAGCCGAGGATGGTGGGAGCAGTACAGGGACATCCTCCCCACCGGCCTGCTCGACCTCGCCGAGTTCGAGCACCACTCAGTGGGGCTGCGCACGGCGTACACAGCACACATCCCCGGCCTCCTCCAGATCGCCGACCACGCACGGGAGATCTTCCGCCAAGTAGTGCCCGAGCTGAGCCCGCCGGAGGTCGAGCACCGGGTGTCGCACCGGATCAAGCGACAGGACGTCATCTACCGGTCGGACCCGATCCCGTACGCGGCGGTGGTGCACGAGGCCGCACTGCGGATGCAGTTCGGAGGGCCGCTTGTCGCACGCAGGCAGCTCGACCACCTGCTCGGCATGAGCGAGCGACCACACATCACGCTGCGCGTGATCCCTTTCACCAAGGGCGCGTTTCCTGGTTCAGGACAGTCCTTGGCCTACGGACTCGGCGTCGTCCCCCAGCTCGACACCGTCCACCTCGACCAGTCGCACGGACCCGTACTGCTCGACGCAGAGGCGCAGCTCATCCGCTACCGGACCCTGCTCGACCGGATGGAGGCCGTCGCCCTGGCGCCCGCGGCGTCTCGGGACTTCATCCACAAGATTGCCCACGAACTGTGA